In Proteus vulgaris, one DNA window encodes the following:
- a CDS encoding metallophosphoesterase, producing the protein MSEERNGIYLRINGDQYRHIWVVGDIHGCFNLLKRNMHRVDFDKEKDLLISVGDLIDRGDQNVECLDLINEKWFRAVRGNHEQMAIDALFNGEPSHNWLYNGGDWFFMQDYDSEVLSRACLAKAEQLPLIIEVNTDGKKTVIAHADYPSDEYEFGKPVDEQYVIWSRERIGDDNVREIKGADLFLFGHTPMIKGIEKRANQEYIDTGAAFGYGLTMRQIK; encoded by the coding sequence GTGAGTGAAGAACGCAACGGAATTTACCTCCGAATCAATGGGGATCAGTATCGGCATATTTGGGTGGTTGGCGATATTCATGGATGCTTCAATCTATTAAAAAGGAACATGCATCGAGTTGATTTTGATAAAGAAAAAGATTTATTAATCTCAGTTGGCGACCTAATTGACCGTGGGGACCAAAACGTTGAATGCCTAGACTTGATTAATGAGAAATGGTTTAGAGCTGTACGTGGCAATCATGAGCAAATGGCTATTGACGCTTTGTTTAATGGGGAGCCTTCACATAACTGGCTCTATAACGGCGGTGATTGGTTTTTCATGCAGGACTACGATAGTGAAGTTTTATCCCGAGCCTGTTTAGCTAAAGCTGAGCAACTACCGCTAATAATCGAAGTAAATACAGATGGAAAAAAGACAGTCATTGCACATGCTGATTACCCATCCGATGAATACGAGTTCGGCAAGCCAGTAGATGAGCAGTATGTCATTTGGAGTCGTGAGCGTATTGGTGACGATAACGTCCGTGAGATTAAAGGCGCTGACCTATTTCTATTTGGGCATACACCAATGATTAAAGGTATCGAAAAGCGCGCTAATCAGGAATACATCGATACTGGGGCAGCGTTTGGTTATGGGCTAACTATGAGGCAAATCAAATGA
- a CDS encoding RusA family crossover junction endodeoxyribonuclease, with the protein MNEYHLKLPWPPSNNTYWRHCRGRHYISSKGTNYRKQVTDYIKQHNLDVKTTSRIKIVIIANPPDKRQRDLDNLPKAVFDSLTHAEFWVDDSQIDDMRIRRGEKVTHGSLDITIWEIDDVH; encoded by the coding sequence ATGAACGAGTATCACTTAAAATTACCGTGGCCACCGAGCAATAATACGTACTGGAGGCATTGTAGAGGACGCCATTATATCTCATCCAAAGGCACTAACTATCGAAAGCAAGTAACAGATTACATCAAGCAACATAACCTAGACGTCAAAACCACTTCCCGCATCAAAATAGTCATCATAGCAAATCCCCCAGATAAACGACAAAGAGACCTTGATAACTTGCCTAAAGCAGTTTTCGATTCGTTAACTCATGCCGAATTTTGGGTGGATGATAGCCAGATTGATGATATGCGGATCCGTCGAGGTGAAAAGGTTACTCATGGCTCATTAGATATCACGATATGGGAGATAGATGATGTTCACTGA
- a CDS encoding DUF1364 domain-containing protein, whose amino-acid sequence MANLRKEARGRECQIRIPGVCNGNSETVVLAHYRMSGICGTGIKPNDIFGAWACSACHDESDRRTHYVDAEYAKQCHLEGVIRTQDILIKEGKIKV is encoded by the coding sequence ATGGCGAACTTACGCAAAGAAGCTCGAGGTCGTGAATGCCAAATTAGAATACCTGGAGTGTGTAACGGCAATTCTGAAACTGTCGTCTTAGCTCATTATCGAATGTCTGGCATTTGTGGTACCGGAATAAAACCTAATGATATTTTTGGTGCTTGGGCATGTAGTGCTTGTCACGATGAATCAGATAGACGTACTCACTACGTCGATGCTGAATACGCAAAGCAATGTCATTTAGAAGGCGTTATTCGCACTCAGGATATTCTCATCAAGGAGGGTAAGATTAAGGTATGA